The following coding sequences are from one Arthrobacter sp. PvP023 window:
- a CDS encoding LacI family DNA-binding transcriptional regulator, producing the protein MTIQDVAALSGLSICTVSRALRGLPNVSETAQVKVADAATKLGYKASSAAARLAGGTTGSVAIIAPTATAWFFAQAVEAAEEVFADSGFDTVLISLRNTPSVHRKVFGDLDALAQRVDGVLLLNIALSDAEIDALASSGLAVASVGMHNVPWDNVGIDNEDAAWKATNHLLGLGHWDLAILSGREPGERTVATATDRLKGFHRALAEHHLTVDPDLVMDAGSSIEGGRRAMTELIENRRMPSAIFAGCDETAFGALMALRELGLSAPKNVSIIGIDDHQMSWFLGLSTIAQPVADQGAFAANLLIEGLQRPGPLSAPASHVLDTKLIERKTARRKR; encoded by the coding sequence GTGACCATCCAGGACGTTGCCGCATTGTCGGGGCTGTCCATCTGTACCGTTTCCCGTGCGCTGCGCGGGCTGCCCAACGTTTCGGAAACGGCCCAGGTGAAGGTGGCGGACGCCGCCACCAAACTCGGTTACAAAGCATCCTCGGCGGCAGCGCGCCTTGCCGGCGGCACCACCGGGTCCGTGGCCATCATCGCGCCCACCGCGACGGCTTGGTTCTTCGCCCAAGCGGTGGAGGCGGCCGAGGAAGTCTTCGCCGACAGCGGCTTCGACACCGTGCTCATCAGTCTGCGCAACACGCCCAGCGTCCACCGCAAGGTTTTCGGCGACCTGGATGCCCTGGCGCAGCGCGTGGACGGCGTCCTGCTGCTCAACATCGCCCTGAGCGACGCTGAAATCGACGCCCTGGCGTCGTCCGGACTGGCGGTCGCAAGCGTGGGCATGCACAACGTCCCCTGGGACAACGTGGGAATCGACAACGAGGACGCGGCCTGGAAGGCGACCAACCACCTGCTCGGCCTGGGGCACTGGGACCTGGCCATCCTCTCCGGGCGCGAACCGGGGGAGCGCACCGTGGCCACGGCCACGGACCGGCTCAAAGGGTTCCACCGGGCGCTTGCCGAGCACCACTTAACCGTGGACCCGGACCTGGTCATGGACGCCGGTTCGAGCATCGAAGGCGGCCGCCGGGCCATGACCGAGCTCATCGAAAACCGCCGGATGCCCTCCGCGATCTTCGCCGGATGCGACGAAACGGCCTTCGGTGCCCTCATGGCCCTGCGCGAGCTCGGTTTGTCAGCGCCGAAAAACGTGTCCATCATAGGAATAGACGATCATCAGATGAGTTGGTTCCTGGGACTGAGCACAATCGCCCAGCCGGTAGCCGATCAGGGCGCCTTCGCCGCCAACCTGCTGATCGAAGGACTCCAACGTCCGGGGCCGCTGAGTGCCCCCGCCAGCCACGTGCTGGATACCAAACTGATCGAACGCAAAACCGCGCGACGGAAACGTTGA
- a CDS encoding MFS transporter: MPAPRALRPFVHREYRVLIAALAVSIFGSGMWAVAMVYQVIHLGGGPLQLSLVATAGSVGLVAFVLAGGIAADRVPQRLLIIAVEGTNLAVIAAISGLALAGWLQLWHLAVGAFVLGVGAAFFFPAYSAILPRILPAEDLLAANGMEGTMRPILQQAAGPAVAGILVAALSPSHAVTGVAACHLLAFIILNFLGQHALEAPGTDGGPGTDGGPAAERGKTSFFHDLREGVSYTLRTPWLLWTLLWACISVLFLIGPIEVLLPFVVRDQLGGDSRMFGFLLAVMGVGGAAASLATASFALPRRYLTVMMVSWGAGSLPLAAVGIMDSFWMVAAALFVFGATGGIGMVIWGTLLQRRVPAHLLGRVSSLDFFVSLALMPVSMALAGPAAEVVPTWVIFLVAGGVCPVMAVVAMVVARMPADELAHPLDRSAADRASADSP, encoded by the coding sequence ATGCCCGCCCCCAGAGCTCTCAGACCCTTCGTGCACCGGGAATACCGGGTGCTGATTGCGGCGCTGGCCGTCTCGATTTTCGGCTCCGGCATGTGGGCCGTGGCCATGGTTTACCAGGTGATCCACCTGGGCGGCGGACCGCTTCAGCTGTCCCTTGTTGCCACCGCCGGCAGCGTGGGGCTCGTGGCGTTTGTCCTGGCTGGCGGCATCGCCGCAGACCGGGTGCCGCAGCGGCTCCTGATCATCGCGGTGGAAGGAACCAACCTCGCCGTGATCGCCGCCATCAGCGGACTGGCCCTGGCGGGCTGGCTGCAGCTTTGGCACCTTGCCGTGGGCGCATTCGTGCTGGGTGTGGGGGCGGCGTTCTTCTTCCCGGCCTACTCGGCCATCCTGCCCCGCATCCTGCCGGCAGAGGACCTGCTGGCGGCCAATGGCATGGAGGGGACCATGCGTCCCATCCTGCAACAGGCGGCCGGTCCCGCCGTCGCCGGCATCCTGGTGGCAGCGTTGTCCCCCTCGCACGCCGTCACGGGCGTGGCCGCATGCCACCTGCTGGCCTTCATTATCCTCAACTTCCTCGGCCAGCACGCCCTCGAAGCGCCCGGCACCGACGGCGGCCCGGGCACCGACGGCGGGCCCGCGGCGGAACGGGGCAAAACGTCCTTCTTCCACGACCTCCGCGAAGGTGTCAGCTACACACTCCGGACGCCATGGCTGTTGTGGACGCTGCTCTGGGCCTGCATCTCGGTGCTGTTCCTGATCGGACCCATCGAGGTGCTGCTGCCGTTCGTTGTCCGCGACCAGCTGGGCGGCGATTCGCGCATGTTCGGATTCCTGCTGGCGGTGATGGGCGTCGGCGGGGCGGCCGCTTCCCTGGCCACGGCGTCCTTCGCGCTGCCGCGCCGCTACCTCACGGTGATGATGGTTTCGTGGGGTGCCGGCAGCCTTCCCCTCGCTGCCGTTGGAATCATGGACAGCTTCTGGATGGTTGCCGCGGCGCTCTTCGTGTTCGGTGCGACCGGCGGCATCGGCATGGTCATCTGGGGCACGCTCCTGCAGCGCCGCGTTCCCGCCCACCTGCTGGGCCGCGTCTCCAGCCTGGACTTCTTTGTATCGCTGGCCCTGATGCCCGTCTCCATGGCGCTGGCCGGCCCCGCCGCAGAGGTGGTGCCCACGTGGGTGATCTTCCTGGTGGCCGGCGGCGTGTGCCCTGTCATGGCGGTAGTGGCAATGGTGGTGGCCCGGATGCCGGCCGACGAGTTGGCACACCCGCTGGACCGCAGTGCCGCGGACCGGGCGTCGGCGGACAGCCCCTAG
- a CDS encoding HAD family phosphatase, which yields MTELSNSTTGNSTTSSWSGASAILFDLDGVLTPTAIVHERAWQELFDGYLRDVPEADGYRESDYFDHIDGKPRFDGVRDFLASRSIVLPEGPADDDPASDTVHGLGNRKNKVFNDIVEAGGVAPYEGSVRFLEAVLSLGLKVAVVSSSRNAPAVLQAAGLAHHFPVVVDGVAAAAAGLPGKPSPATYEYAAQLLGLPSEECVVVEDAVSGVQAGSAGTFHSVIGVDRGAGRQTLLDAGATLVVEDLNELL from the coding sequence ATGACTGAGCTTTCCAACAGCACCACCGGTAACAGCACCACCTCCAGCTGGTCCGGCGCGTCCGCCATCCTCTTCGACCTCGACGGCGTGCTCACGCCGACGGCGATCGTCCACGAACGCGCCTGGCAGGAGCTCTTCGACGGCTACTTGCGGGACGTTCCCGAAGCGGACGGCTACCGCGAAAGCGACTACTTCGACCATATCGACGGCAAGCCCCGGTTCGACGGCGTCCGGGACTTCCTCGCCTCGCGCAGCATCGTGCTGCCCGAAGGCCCGGCGGACGACGATCCCGCCAGCGACACTGTCCACGGCCTCGGCAACCGCAAGAACAAGGTTTTCAACGACATCGTCGAAGCCGGCGGCGTAGCACCCTACGAGGGCTCCGTGCGCTTCCTGGAAGCCGTACTCTCGCTGGGACTCAAAGTCGCCGTCGTCTCCTCCTCCCGGAACGCGCCGGCCGTGCTGCAGGCGGCGGGACTGGCGCACCACTTCCCGGTGGTGGTGGACGGCGTCGCCGCCGCTGCCGCGGGACTGCCCGGAAAGCCCAGCCCGGCCACCTACGAATACGCGGCGCAACTGCTGGGCCTCCCCAGCGAGGAGTGCGTGGTGGTGGAGGACGCCGTGTCCGGCGTCCAGGCCGGTAGCGCAGGCACCTTCCATTCGGTGATTGGAGTGGACCGCGGAGCCGGCCGGCAGACGCTCCTGGACGCCGGCGCCACCCTGGTGGTTGAGGACCTGAACGAACTCCTCTAG
- a CDS encoding LamB/YcsF family protein, translating into MDLNADLGESFGSWTMGDDAAMFPLITSASVACGLHAGDPVTMLDTCRAAYELDVRVGAHVGYPDLPGFGLRSIDMTFDDLFGAVLYQLGALDGVAHAVGASVDFVKAHGALYDRTVHDAEQASAVIAAVQAYDPGLPILGQQGSALLYAAAEAGHPVFHEAFADRAYFPDGTLVPRSQDGALLEDAGEIAERAVRLAVHGEVEAVDGTVIRLQPHSLCLHGDTPGSVETASAVRKALEAAGVEIEAFA; encoded by the coding sequence TTGGATCTGAACGCTGACCTGGGGGAGTCCTTCGGCTCCTGGACCATGGGGGACGACGCCGCAATGTTCCCGCTCATCACCAGCGCCAGCGTGGCCTGCGGCCTGCACGCCGGGGACCCCGTCACCATGCTGGACACCTGCCGGGCGGCCTATGAGCTGGACGTCCGCGTGGGCGCCCACGTCGGCTACCCGGACCTTCCCGGCTTTGGCCTGCGGTCCATTGACATGACCTTCGACGACCTTTTCGGCGCCGTGCTGTACCAGCTCGGCGCGCTCGACGGCGTGGCGCACGCCGTCGGGGCGTCCGTGGACTTCGTCAAGGCCCACGGCGCGCTGTACGACCGCACCGTGCATGACGCCGAGCAGGCCTCCGCCGTGATCGCCGCCGTCCAGGCCTACGATCCCGGGCTGCCCATCCTGGGCCAGCAGGGGTCCGCGCTCCTGTACGCTGCCGCGGAAGCCGGGCACCCCGTGTTCCACGAAGCCTTCGCCGACCGCGCCTACTTCCCGGACGGAACACTGGTGCCGCGCTCCCAGGACGGCGCGTTGCTGGAGGACGCCGGGGAGATCGCCGAGCGCGCCGTCCGCCTCGCCGTGCATGGTGAAGTGGAAGCCGTGGACGGGACCGTGATCAGGCTGCAGCCGCATTCGCTGTGCCTGCACGGCGACACTCCCGGCTCGGTGGAAACGGCATCCGCCGTGCGCAAAGCACTGGAAGCGGCCGGCGTGGAGATCGAAGCCTTCGCGTAG
- a CDS encoding DUF2871 domain-containing protein, protein MKKLFHASFAYAIAGVLSGLYYREFTKAYGFTGESQLGLVHTHWLVLGFVVLLIVLMLEKVFALSAAAPKLSAWFFRTWNAGVVVTGGMMLVKGSLVVAGADAGSKALAGIAGTGHILLTAGLVLLFLALRKALTAVPGTAPRSGTAPRSAGSVA, encoded by the coding sequence GTGAAAAAACTCTTCCATGCCTCTTTTGCCTATGCCATTGCCGGAGTCCTCTCCGGCCTCTATTACCGTGAGTTCACCAAGGCCTACGGCTTTACCGGGGAGTCCCAGCTGGGCCTGGTGCACACGCACTGGCTGGTGCTGGGCTTCGTCGTCCTGCTGATAGTGCTGATGCTGGAGAAGGTCTTCGCCCTCTCCGCTGCCGCGCCGAAGCTGTCGGCCTGGTTCTTCCGGACCTGGAACGCCGGCGTGGTGGTGACCGGCGGAATGATGCTGGTCAAGGGGTCGCTCGTTGTCGCCGGCGCGGACGCAGGTTCCAAAGCCCTGGCCGGGATTGCCGGCACCGGACACATCCTGCTGACCGCCGGCCTGGTGCTGCTTTTCCTGGCCCTCCGGAAGGCGCTGACAGCGGTACCCGGGACGGCGCCCCGCAGCGGGACGGCGCCCCGCAGCGCGGGGAGCGTGGCCTAG
- a CDS encoding nitrate reductase subunit alpha yields the protein MASGPHAGLDGPASDAMLKLGRFFTKWDQTDDGRAVFREGGRKGDIFYRDRWSHDKVVRSTHGVNCTGSCSWKVYVKDGIITWESQQTDYPSVGPDSPEYEPRGCPRGAAFSWYTYSPTRVRFPYARGVLVEMYREAKARLGDPVLAFAEIASDPDRRRRYQQARGKGGLVRVSWQEAIEIAAAAHVNTIRTYGPDRCAGFSPIPAMSMVSHAVGTRFIQLIGGVMTSFYDWYADLPVASPQVFGDQTDVPESGDWWDAGYLMMWGSNVPVTRTPDAHWMAEVRYRGTKVVTVSPDYADNTKFADEWLPAQAGTDAALAMAMGHVMLEEFFVDRDVPFFSDYVRQYTDLPFLVRLERNDDGALTPSKFLTAKDLPAEAGAEDAAFRTVLFDKQTGRAAVPNGSMGFRYSGSGEGKWNLDLEGIDPALSLREVSGDSAEILLPCFEDAGGEGSVLRRGVPVIEVEGQLVTTVFDLMLAQYGVGREGLPGEWAAGYDDAATPYTPAWQEEITSVPAQACIRVAREFARNAEQSKGRSMIIMGAGICQWFHGDTTYRAVLALVMLTGCMGRNGGGWAHYVGQEKTRPATGWVSLANALDWSRPPRTMIGTGYWYMHTDQWRQDGYSADALKSPLSTGALDGMHTADALAQSARLGWMPFYPQFDRNPLDLADEAEAAVAAGTAKDTPGYIADALKNRTLNPAIEDVDAPENWPRTLVLWRSNLFGSSAKGNEYFLRNLLGTHNNVLGKDHAEGLKPRDVKWHEQAPEGKLDLLVSADFRMTSTTLLSDVVFPAATWYEKHDLSSTDMHPFVHAFTPAIDPPWETKTDFEMFHLLAREFSRMAKTHLGIRRDLVSVPLQHDTPGQLAQPGGIVRDWRNTDIPAVPGQNMPVFSVVERDYTAIADKLAAVGPLADKLGFTVKNVTYKLAGPLERLSRSNGVMLGGAADGRPAIDTDAKMAEAILAFSGTTNGALSVQGFKDLEVRTGRKLADLSEGSEEKFITFAQTQAGPVPVITSPEWSGSETGGRRYAPFTINVERLKPWHTLTGRMHFFLDHDWMIDIGEALPIYRPPLDMHRLFGEPKLGQDGAMEVVVRYLTPHSKWSIHSEYQDNLLMLSLSRGGPTVWMSPADAEAIQVKDNDWVECLNINGVLVARAIVSHRMPAGVVYVHHAQERTIDVPKSEATGRRGGIHNSVTRLLVKPSHLIGGYAQLAYAFNYLGPTGNQRDMVATVRRRSQEVQY from the coding sequence ATGGCTTCCGGACCCCATGCGGGGTTAGATGGACCCGCATCAGATGCAATGTTGAAGCTGGGCCGATTCTTCACGAAATGGGACCAGACCGACGACGGCAGGGCGGTGTTCAGGGAGGGCGGCCGCAAGGGCGACATCTTCTACCGCGACCGGTGGAGCCATGACAAGGTGGTCCGCTCCACGCACGGGGTGAACTGCACCGGCTCGTGCTCCTGGAAGGTGTACGTCAAGGACGGCATCATCACGTGGGAATCCCAGCAGACAGACTACCCGTCCGTTGGCCCGGACAGCCCGGAGTACGAACCCAGGGGCTGCCCGCGCGGGGCGGCCTTTTCCTGGTACACCTACTCGCCCACGCGGGTCCGCTTCCCGTACGCCCGCGGCGTCCTCGTGGAGATGTACCGCGAGGCCAAGGCCCGGCTGGGGGATCCGGTGCTGGCGTTCGCCGAGATCGCCAGCGACCCGGACAGGCGGCGCCGCTACCAGCAGGCCCGCGGCAAGGGCGGCCTGGTCCGGGTCTCCTGGCAGGAAGCAATCGAGATCGCGGCCGCCGCCCACGTGAACACGATCAGGACCTACGGCCCGGACCGCTGCGCCGGCTTCTCGCCGATCCCCGCAATGTCGATGGTCTCGCACGCCGTGGGAACCCGTTTCATCCAGCTGATCGGCGGGGTGATGACGTCCTTCTACGACTGGTACGCGGACCTGCCCGTGGCCAGCCCGCAGGTTTTCGGCGACCAGACCGACGTCCCGGAATCCGGTGACTGGTGGGACGCCGGCTACCTCATGATGTGGGGCTCCAACGTCCCCGTCACGCGGACCCCGGATGCGCACTGGATGGCCGAGGTGCGGTACCGCGGCACCAAAGTGGTCACGGTCAGCCCGGATTACGCGGACAACACCAAGTTCGCCGACGAATGGCTCCCCGCCCAGGCCGGGACGGACGCTGCGCTGGCCATGGCCATGGGGCACGTCATGCTCGAGGAGTTCTTCGTGGACCGCGACGTCCCGTTCTTTTCCGACTACGTCCGGCAGTATACGGACCTGCCGTTCCTGGTCCGGCTGGAAAGGAACGACGACGGCGCGCTGACGCCGTCGAAGTTCCTCACCGCCAAGGACCTTCCCGCCGAAGCCGGGGCCGAGGACGCTGCGTTCCGCACCGTGCTGTTCGACAAGCAGACCGGGCGGGCCGCGGTGCCCAACGGCTCCATGGGATTCCGGTACTCCGGCAGCGGCGAGGGTAAGTGGAACCTGGACCTCGAAGGGATCGACCCGGCGTTGTCGCTGCGCGAGGTGTCAGGGGACAGCGCCGAGATCCTGCTGCCGTGCTTCGAGGATGCCGGCGGGGAGGGCAGCGTGCTGCGCCGCGGGGTGCCCGTCATCGAGGTCGAGGGCCAGTTGGTCACCACCGTGTTCGACCTCATGCTGGCCCAGTACGGCGTCGGCCGTGAAGGGCTCCCGGGGGAGTGGGCCGCCGGCTATGACGACGCGGCGACGCCGTACACCCCGGCATGGCAGGAGGAGATCACGTCCGTTCCGGCGCAGGCCTGCATCCGGGTGGCACGGGAGTTCGCCCGCAACGCCGAACAGTCCAAGGGCCGGTCCATGATCATCATGGGCGCCGGGATCTGCCAGTGGTTCCACGGTGACACCACCTACCGCGCCGTGCTGGCGCTGGTGATGCTGACCGGCTGCATGGGCCGCAACGGCGGCGGCTGGGCGCATTACGTGGGGCAGGAAAAGACGCGGCCGGCCACCGGCTGGGTGTCGCTGGCCAACGCGCTGGACTGGTCACGCCCGCCGCGGACCATGATCGGCACCGGCTACTGGTACATGCACACGGACCAGTGGCGGCAGGACGGCTACTCCGCGGACGCACTGAAATCCCCGCTGTCCACCGGAGCCCTGGACGGCATGCACACCGCAGACGCGCTGGCCCAGTCCGCCCGGCTCGGCTGGATGCCCTTCTACCCGCAGTTCGACCGGAATCCGCTGGACCTCGCGGACGAGGCGGAGGCCGCCGTCGCCGCCGGCACCGCGAAGGACACCCCGGGCTACATCGCGGACGCCCTGAAGAACCGCACGCTGAACCCGGCGATCGAGGACGTGGATGCCCCGGAGAACTGGCCGCGGACGCTGGTGCTGTGGCGTTCCAACTTGTTCGGTTCCTCGGCCAAAGGCAACGAGTACTTCCTGCGGAACCTGCTGGGCACCCACAACAACGTCCTGGGCAAGGACCACGCCGAAGGGCTCAAGCCCCGGGACGTGAAGTGGCACGAGCAGGCGCCGGAAGGAAAACTGGACCTGCTGGTGTCAGCCGACTTCCGGATGACCTCCACCACACTGCTCTCCGACGTCGTGTTCCCGGCCGCCACCTGGTACGAGAAGCACGACCTGTCCTCCACGGACATGCACCCGTTTGTGCACGCCTTCACGCCGGCGATCGACCCGCCGTGGGAGACCAAAACAGACTTCGAGATGTTCCACCTGCTGGCACGGGAGTTCTCCCGGATGGCAAAAACCCACCTGGGCATCCGCCGGGACCTGGTCAGCGTGCCGCTGCAGCACGACACCCCGGGCCAGCTGGCGCAGCCCGGCGGGATCGTGCGGGACTGGCGGAACACGGATATCCCCGCCGTGCCCGGGCAGAACATGCCCGTCTTTTCCGTGGTGGAGCGGGACTACACGGCCATCGCGGACAAGCTCGCCGCCGTCGGGCCGCTGGCCGACAAGCTCGGTTTCACGGTCAAGAACGTCACGTACAAACTCGCCGGTCCGTTGGAGCGGCTCAGCCGTTCCAACGGCGTGATGCTCGGCGGCGCCGCGGACGGCCGGCCGGCGATCGACACCGATGCGAAAATGGCCGAGGCCATCCTGGCCTTCTCCGGCACCACCAACGGTGCGTTGTCCGTGCAGGGCTTCAAGGACCTGGAAGTACGCACCGGAAGGAAGCTGGCTGACCTGTCCGAGGGCTCCGAGGAAAAGTTCATCACCTTCGCCCAGACCCAGGCCGGACCGGTCCCGGTCATCACCTCGCCGGAGTGGTCCGGCTCCGAAACGGGAGGCCGGCGCTACGCCCCCTTCACCATCAACGTGGAGCGGCTCAAGCCCTGGCACACCCTGACCGGCCGGATGCATTTCTTCCTGGACCACGACTGGATGATCGACATCGGCGAGGCCCTGCCGATCTACCGGCCGCCGCTGGACATGCACCGCCTCTTCGGGGAACCCAAACTCGGGCAGGACGGTGCCATGGAGGTGGTGGTCAGGTACCTGACGCCGCACTCCAAGTGGTCCATCCACTCCGAATACCAGGACAACCTGCTCATGCTCTCCCTCTCCCGCGGCGGCCCCACGGTCTGGATGAGCCCCGCCGACGCCGAGGCGATCCAGGTCAAGGACAACGACTGGGTGGAGTGCCTGAACATCAACGGGGTCCTGGTGGCCCGGGCGATCGTCAGCCACCGGATGCCGGCCGGCGTGGTCTACGTCCACCACGCGCAGGAGCGCACCATCGACGTGCCGAAGTCGGAAGCCACGGGAAGGCGCGGCGGCATCCACAACTCCGTGACCCGGTTGCTGGTCAAACCCTCGCACCTGATCGGCGGCTACGCCCAGCTGGCCTACGCGTTCAACTACCTCGGCCCCACCGGCAACCAGCGCGACATGGTGGCCACCGTCCGTCGTCGTTCCCAGGAGGTGCAGTACTGA
- a CDS encoding glycoside hydrolase family 65 protein — translation MALITSDRARFPNDPWQLVETVHLPGNAGTLETLFSLGNGHLGIRGAHWASADADLPGSFINGFHETWDIKHAENAYGFARTGQRILYIPDINNFTVIIDGETLTLSESTVLDYRRSVDFATGIYECRITWQCRSGATVTTTERRAVGYQSRGTLGISLEVAADRDIYADVTSSVINRQDQPVEDHSTHDPRRAGRHAGRVLLPVRLDGGDGSLRLSWEAAESRQRVGLAVDHWTSADVQPFETLVDQDDSSVRYVLAVSADQPFRLEKSASYAVARAFREGAVDGGSPQDPSEAAEGALQPVSAIFAESEAHYRDYWATTDIVVGGQPELQQAIRWNLFQLAQATARADVAGIPAKGVSGSGYEGHYFWDQEVYLLPYLTYTSPDNARQVLEFRHEMLPDAKVRAKELSVDGALFPWRTINGLEASAYYAAGTAQFHIAAAVAFATNRYMWASGDAEFKQGMGAELLIETARMWVSLGFFGKDGLFHIHGVTGPDEYTAVVNDNLYTNVMARFNLRTAAALDHPEIDDAERELWEQAALRMQLPYDEDLEVYSQDNDFMTLEPWDWSTPRSKYPLLLNFHPLVIYRHQVLKQADTVLAMFLQWQDFTAEEKRRAFDFYDPITTGDSTLSACVQGIMAAEVGYGKAALDHFTHALYIDLDDTHGNTIDGVHIASTGGVWSSLVSGFAGLRDQGEVPFFDPRLPSEWDGLTFHLKVRDRLLFVELDQGSISLSIRDGEPLDVNVRGEVLTVGNDVARVPLAPVGAPEPTIFPSGLPTASIPIVRARS, via the coding sequence ATGGCACTCATCACCTCTGACCGTGCTCGTTTCCCTAACGACCCCTGGCAGCTCGTGGAGACAGTCCACCTTCCCGGAAACGCCGGAACCCTGGAAACCCTCTTCAGCCTGGGCAACGGCCATCTTGGCATCCGCGGCGCCCACTGGGCCTCCGCGGACGCTGACCTGCCCGGAAGCTTCATCAACGGCTTCCACGAAACCTGGGACATCAAGCACGCGGAGAACGCCTACGGCTTCGCCCGCACGGGCCAGCGGATCCTCTACATCCCGGATATCAACAACTTCACGGTGATTATCGACGGCGAGACGCTGACCCTCAGCGAATCAACGGTGCTGGACTACCGCCGCTCCGTTGACTTCGCCACCGGGATCTACGAATGCCGGATCACCTGGCAGTGCCGTTCCGGTGCCACCGTGACCACCACTGAGCGCAGGGCCGTGGGCTACCAGTCCCGCGGCACCCTGGGCATCAGCCTCGAAGTCGCCGCGGACCGGGACATCTACGCGGACGTCACATCCTCCGTCATCAACCGCCAAGACCAGCCCGTGGAGGACCACTCCACCCACGATCCGCGCCGGGCCGGACGGCACGCCGGCCGCGTCCTGCTGCCGGTACGGCTCGACGGCGGGGACGGCTCGCTGCGTCTCTCCTGGGAAGCAGCCGAGTCCCGGCAGCGGGTCGGCCTGGCCGTGGACCACTGGACGTCGGCCGACGTGCAACCGTTCGAGACCCTGGTGGACCAGGACGACAGCAGCGTCCGGTACGTCCTCGCCGTGAGCGCAGACCAGCCCTTCCGCCTCGAGAAGAGCGCCAGCTACGCCGTGGCTCGGGCCTTCCGCGAAGGAGCCGTGGACGGCGGTTCCCCGCAGGACCCGTCCGAAGCAGCGGAGGGCGCCCTGCAGCCCGTCAGCGCGATCTTCGCCGAAAGCGAGGCGCATTACCGGGACTACTGGGCCACCACGGACATTGTGGTGGGTGGCCAGCCCGAACTGCAGCAGGCCATCCGCTGGAACCTTTTCCAGCTGGCCCAGGCCACCGCCCGCGCGGACGTTGCCGGCATCCCGGCCAAGGGCGTCAGCGGCTCCGGCTACGAGGGGCACTACTTCTGGGACCAGGAAGTGTACCTGCTGCCGTACCTGACCTACACCAGCCCGGACAACGCGCGCCAGGTGCTGGAGTTCCGGCACGAGATGCTGCCGGACGCCAAGGTCCGGGCCAAGGAACTGAGCGTGGACGGCGCACTGTTCCCGTGGCGCACCATCAACGGGCTCGAAGCCAGCGCCTATTACGCCGCCGGCACCGCGCAGTTCCACATTGCTGCCGCCGTCGCCTTCGCCACCAACAGGTACATGTGGGCCAGCGGCGACGCGGAGTTCAAGCAGGGCATGGGCGCGGAGCTGCTGATCGAGACTGCCCGGATGTGGGTGTCCCTTGGCTTCTTCGGCAAGGACGGGCTGTTCCATATCCACGGCGTCACCGGCCCGGACGAGTACACGGCCGTGGTGAACGACAACCTCTACACCAACGTCATGGCGCGGTTCAACCTCCGCACCGCGGCTGCCCTGGACCACCCGGAAATTGACGACGCCGAACGCGAACTCTGGGAACAGGCCGCGCTCCGGATGCAGCTGCCCTACGACGAAGACCTCGAGGTGTATTCGCAGGACAACGACTTCATGACCCTGGAGCCGTGGGACTGGAGCACGCCCCGGTCCAAGTACCCGCTGCTGCTGAACTTCCACCCGCTGGTGATCTACCGCCACCAGGTCCTCAAGCAGGCGGACACCGTGCTGGCGATGTTCCTGCAGTGGCAGGACTTCACGGCCGAGGAAAAGCGCCGGGCGTTCGACTTCTACGATCCGATCACCACCGGCGACTCCACCCTGTCCGCCTGCGTCCAGGGGATCATGGCCGCCGAGGTGGGCTACGGGAAAGCCGCGCTGGACCACTTCACCCATGCGCTGTACATCGACCTTGACGACACCCACGGCAACACGATCGACGGCGTGCACATTGCCTCCACCGGCGGTGTCTGGAGCTCGCTGGTCAGCGGCTTCGCTGGCCTGCGCGACCAGGGCGAGGTACCGTTCTTCGATCCGCGGCTGCCGTCCGAATGGGATGGCCTGACCTTCCACCTCAAGGTGCGGGACCGCCTCCTCTTCGTGGAGCTGGACCAGGGATCGATCAGCCTCAGCATCCGGGACGGCGAACCGCTGGACGTCAACGTCCGCGGTGAGGTGCTCACCGTCGGCAACGACGTTGCCCGGGTGCCGCTGGCCCCCGTCGGCGCGCCGGAGCCCACCATCTTCCCGAGCGGACTTCCGACGGCGTCCATCCCGATTGTGCGCGCCCGCAGCTAA